Genomic DNA from Sporomusaceae bacterium FL31:
CTTTGGTCATACTCCTGACAAGGCTACTTTACCCTTTGGACTAACCGCCCTGCTGGAAACCAATCGTGGCGGATTATTCATCAACGAGTCAGCCACTCAAGATTAACTAGATAAAGGGATGATACCATGAACAAACAAGCTTTAAAAACACAAGTCTGCGCTGCAGTAGACGCCATGGCTGGCGAGCTGGAAACCATCAGCCTTTCTTTGCATCATAACCCGGAGCTTGGTGAACAAGAGCACCATGCCCTTCAGTTATTAACTACAGCTGCCAGTCGTCAGGGATTTACTATTAGGCAAAATATTAGCGGTTATGAAACCGCCTTCATCGCTTCGAAGGGAAACACCGGACCTAAAATTGCTTTTTTAGCTGAATATGATGCTTTACCTGAACTTGGGCACGCCTGTGGTCATAATTTAATAGCCGCCATGAGCTTTGGGGCAGCAACGGCGTTTTCTGCGGTAGCCGGCAGCCAGGCCGTTTCCTATTTGATTGGCTGCCCGGCGGAAGAGACAACCGGAGCAAAGGTCAAAATGGCTGCCGATGGTGTTTTTGACGACTTAACGGCAGCTCTGATTGTACACCCCGCCGATAACAACAACCTCGGCGGAACAGCCTATGCCACACATCCCCTGCAAGTTACTTTCCATGGACGCCCAGCCCATGTAGCCAGCAAAACCGATAAAGGCATTAATGCATTAGATGCACTGGTGATGTTTTATCAGGGCTTACACCCGCTCCGTCACACGTTTACTCAGGAAACCATCCTGGCAGGCATTTTAACACAGTGCGGTACAGCTCCTAATATTGTACCTGCCCAAGCCCAAGGCAGGTTTACCATTCGGGCTTTATCAGCCTCTTATTTAGAGGAAACAGTGCTGCCCGCAGTACGGCAGCTGGCTCAAGGCGTAGCGCTTGCAACCGGCACCACCGTTGAAACCGTCCATTATGAGCCACTCTTTAAAGAACTGATCAACGATCCAACCCTTATGGACTTATTCAAAGCCAATATGGAACAACTGGGCGAAAAAGTGACCGTCCTCAGCCCGGAAGATGCCGATGGTTCCACAGATGTTGGCAACGTCAGTCATGCCGCACCAACCATCCATCCCGATATCGCCATCGGTACAAATATTACAGCTCATACACCCGAATTTGCAGCAGCAGCAGGATCGGCTCATGCTCAAAAGCGCGTACTGGTGGGCGCAAAAGCCATGGCCATGACAGCAATCGATCTATTGGCTTAGAAAAACCTCAAACTTATTCTTTCATAGAAAAAAGATCAAGCATTGTTTATCAAACAATGCTTGATCTTTTTAAATTCACTTGATTACTTCAGCTTACCGCCTTCAACGACGATTTCTTCAGGGTTAATATCGCTGCTATAAGCAGGTTTTAGCGTTGCATCATAAGCTTTATGAATAAAGTTTTCTTTACCCAAGGTATCTAACTCTGTGTTTATCCAATTCAGCAGCTCGGTATTGCCTTTTCTGACGGCTGGAGCAATTGTGTCCAGGCTGCCCAACGTAGGAATGCCTACTGAGTAGCCGTTGTTTTCTTTCGCCCAGGCAAACAACAAGGTATTATCATGGGCCAATGCTGCACCGCGTTTATCTTTCAAGGCTTCAAAGGCTTCAGTATTTTGGTCATATTTCAGCAATTCAATGTCAGGATGATTTTTGGTAAAGTAAGTTTCAGCAGTTGTCCCTTTATTGACAATCAGCTTCTTGCCTTTTAAATCATCAACCGATTTAATTGGCTGGCCGCTAGGCGATACAACTCCAAGTGCTACCTTCATGTAAGGGTTGGCGAAATCAACTTTTTGTTTTCTTTCATCAGTAACAGTAAAGTTAGCTAAAATGATATCCACTTTATTGGCCTGCAGGAACTCTACCCGGCTTGCTGCTTCCACCAGGACAAATTCCACTTTGGACTCATCGCCCAACAGATCTTTGGCAAATCTCTTAGCAATAAACACATCAAAGCCTTGATTTTTACCATTAGCGTCTACAAAACCAAAGGGAGGCTTATCACTAAATACACCAATCCGGATGGTACCCCGTTTCTTAATTTCTTCAATGCTGCTCTTATTGACTTGCGCTGAGTCTTGCTTGCCATCAGATTTCGTGGAGCCGCAGCCTGCCAAAGCTCCTACTAAGAATAAAGTACTTAATACCAGTGCCAAAATCTTTTTAATACTCATACAATTTCCCTCTTTTCATTTTAATATTGGAATTTATTTAAGAATTGCTTAGCACGCTCAGTCTTTGGGTTTGCGAAAAACTCAGCTGGTTTTGCCATCTCACAGATTTTACCGGCATCGAGAAAGACAATGCGGTCAGCAACAGCCTGAGCAAATCCCATTTCATGGGTTACAATGACCATCGTCATCCCCTGTTTAGCCAGCTCCAGGATAACATCCAAGACTTCACGAACCATCTCAGGATCAAGCGCAGCAGTCACTTCGTCAAACAGCATAATCTCAGGATTCATACACAAAGCCCGCACAATGGCAATGCGTTGTTTCTGCCCCCCGGAAAGCTGTCTTGGAAAAGCGTCCTTCCGCTCCAACAAACCAACTCGCTCTAATAATTGTTCGGCTTGTTCTAGAGCTTGCTTACGGGACTTATTTTGAACTTTTGTTGGGCCTAATAATATATTTTCAATGACCGACATGTGCGGAAACAAGTCATAGTTTTGAAAAACCATCCCAATTTTCTGACGGATTTGCTGCCAGTCAACCGCTTGACCAACCAGACTCTGACCGGCAAATTGAATGTCACCCCCTTGAATGGCTTCAAGTCCGTTTAAACACCTCAATAACGTGCTTTTCCCACAGCCAGACGGACCGAGAATGACAACAACCTCTCCCTTGTGGATAGTCAGATCAATGCCATCTAAGACATTTACCCCACCATAATTTTTCTGAATTCCCTGTATCTCAAGTAATATTTCTTTTGCTGCCTGATGAATATCAATCACTTCCTAGCTCGCCCATTTCATTTCAAGTTTTTTCGCTAACTTTGATAATGGATAACAAATCATAAAGTACAAGATAAAAATAAATCCGTAAATCCAGAAAGAAGCTGTCGGCTCTTTTAAAATTGAACGTTCAATAATTTGCTGCCCTACTTTAACAACGTCGATAACCCCAATCATGACCACGAGAGAGGTAGTCTTTACCATCCGCGTTGACAAATTAATGGCGCCAGGCACCATTCGCCGTACCGCCTGAGGAATCAGGATATAGCGATAGAGTCCCCAGAAACTTAACCCTAGAGCCTTACCCGATTCTGCCTGATGCTTTGGCAATGACTCCAGTGCCCCACGAGCAATATCCCCCATTTCGGCAGCTCCCCAAAGACTAAATACTAATACGGCTACGACTTCCCCGTCAAGATGGATATCCAAAATTCGCGTGAAGCCAAAATAGACGATAAATAACCAGACAAGGATGGGAATAATCCGAAAAAGCTCAAGATAGAAGCGGCAAATCAGACGGATTAAGCGTGATTTAACAGTCATTACCAGACCAAAGAGTATACCTAGAACCGATCCGAATGCTATGGAGAGTAATGCAATCTGCGCTGTAATCAGCAAACCACCCAGTAGACGCTGCAGATTAATGCCCTCAGTCAGTACATTAATTCCCGAACTCAGCATAGCGCACTCTCCTTTCCAGCCAGGTCAATCCTAAAGATAATGGCAATATCATAACCAGATAGGTTAAAACCAGCATCAGCAAGGCTTCAAGGGTTTGATAGTACATGCCGATAAGGTCTTGCGTGGTATGCATCAGCTCCGGAATGGCAATTGCACCAACAATGGATGTCTCTTTTAATAAAAATATACAATTTGCTCCGATCGAAGGCAGAGTAACGGCAAAAGCCTGAGGCAGAATGACATAGCGCACCAATTGGCTATTTGATAATCCGATACTTAAACCGGATTCAAGCTGTGATTTACTGACCGACTCGATTCCGGCCCGAAAAGCTTCGGCCATATAACTGCCCCCCAGAAAAGCCAGCCCCAGTATGGCACAAGTATTCTCAGTCATGGTAATACCAAGCTTGGTAAGGCCATAGTACAGAAAAAACAACTGAATAAGTAATGGCGTATTCCGGGACACTTCGATATAAAAACGCACCAGCCGTTCCAGTCCCTTGGTCTTATAATATAAGATCACACTGCACACCAGGCCGATAATGATTGACGCGCCAATACCCCAGAAGGCTAGTTTCAGTGTTAACCAGGCCGCTTTTTGATATAAAGGTAAGCTTCTTATGACAAATTCCCAATTAATCTCCATGTGTTGACCACCTTATTTCACATCGCTAATAAATGACTAAAATCCGCTTCAAGAAAATAAAAAGACCCAATTTCTGTTTAAAGAAATTTGGCCTTCAGTTATTCTGATCAGCACAATTATGTATTTGCTATAAGGATACATCATGATTTTATCCGTGTCAAGGAGATCTTTTTAAGAATACTGATAAAATTCCTATCGCTAAATTCGTGATGGCAGAATACAACCCGCTGAATAAGCAGGTGCAATCGCACTGTTCAGCGGGTTTATCGATAAGCTATTGAGTTAAAAATTCCAGAATCAATCAG
This window encodes:
- a CDS encoding amidohydrolase, yielding MNKQALKTQVCAAVDAMAGELETISLSLHHNPELGEQEHHALQLLTTAASRQGFTIRQNISGYETAFIASKGNTGPKIAFLAEYDALPELGHACGHNLIAAMSFGAATAFSAVAGSQAVSYLIGCPAEETTGAKVKMAADGVFDDLTAALIVHPADNNNLGGTAYATHPLQVTFHGRPAHVASKTDKGINALDALVMFYQGLHPLRHTFTQETILAGILTQCGTAPNIVPAQAQGRFTIRALSASYLEETVLPAVRQLAQGVALATGTTVETVHYEPLFKELINDPTLMDLFKANMEQLGEKVTVLSPEDADGSTDVGNVSHAAPTIHPDIAIGTNITAHTPEFAAAAGSAHAQKRVLVGAKAMAMTAIDLLA
- a CDS encoding amino acid ABC transporter substrate-binding protein, which gives rise to MSIKKILALVLSTLFLVGALAGCGSTKSDGKQDSAQVNKSSIEEIKKRGTIRIGVFSDKPPFGFVDANGKNQGFDVFIAKRFAKDLLGDESKVEFVLVEAASRVEFLQANKVDIILANFTVTDERKQKVDFANPYMKVALGVVSPSGQPIKSVDDLKGKKLIVNKGTTAETYFTKNHPDIELLKYDQNTEAFEALKDKRGAALAHDNTLLFAWAKENNGYSVGIPTLGSLDTIAPAVRKGNTELLNWINTELDTLGKENFIHKAYDATLKPAYSSDINPEEIVVEGGKLK
- the glnQ_1 gene encoding glutamine ABC transporter ATP-binding protein, coding for MIDIHQAAKEILLEIQGIQKNYGGVNVLDGIDLTIHKGEVVVILGPSGCGKSTLLRCLNGLEAIQGGDIQFAGQSLVGQAVDWQQIRQKIGMVFQNYDLFPHMSVIENILLGPTKVQNKSRKQALEQAEQLLERVGLLERKDAFPRQLSGGQKQRIAIVRALCMNPEIMLFDEVTAALDPEMVREVLDVILELAKQGMTMVIVTHEMGFAQAVADRIVFLDAGKICEMAKPAEFFANPKTERAKQFLNKFQY
- the glnP_1 gene encoding amino acid ABC transporter permease, producing MLSSGINVLTEGINLQRLLGGLLITAQIALLSIAFGSVLGILFGLVMTVKSRLIRLICRFYLELFRIIPILVWLFIVYFGFTRILDIHLDGEVVAVLVFSLWGAAEMGDIARGALESLPKHQAESGKALGLSFWGLYRYILIPQAVRRMVPGAINLSTRMVKTTSLVVMIGVIDVVKVGQQIIERSILKEPTASFWIYGFIFILYFMICYPLSKLAKKLEMKWAS
- the glnP_2 gene encoding polar amino acid ABC transporter permease, with protein sequence MEINWEFVIRSLPLYQKAAWLTLKLAFWGIGASIIIGLVCSVILYYKTKGLERLVRFYIEVSRNTPLLIQLFFLYYGLTKLGITMTENTCAILGLAFLGGSYMAEAFRAGIESVSKSQLESGLSIGLSNSQLVRYVILPQAFAVTLPSIGANCIFLLKETSIVGAIAIPELMHTTQDLIGMYYQTLEALLMLVLTYLVMILPLSLGLTWLERRVRYAEFGN